In Gallus gallus isolate bGalGal1 chromosome Z, bGalGal1.mat.broiler.GRCg7b, whole genome shotgun sequence, one DNA window encodes the following:
- the LOC100857403 gene encoding LOW QUALITY PROTEIN: interferon type A1/A2 (The sequence of the model RefSeq protein was modified relative to this genomic sequence to represent the inferred CDS: inserted 1 base in 1 codon; deleted 2 bases in 2 codons), which yields MAVPASPQHPRGYGILLLTLLLKALATTASACNHLRXQDATFSHDSLQLLRDMAPTLPQLCPQHNASCSFNDTILDTSNTRQADKTTHDILQHLFKILSSPSTPAHWNDSQRQSLLNRIHRYTQHLEQCLDSSDTRSRTRWPRNLHLTIKKHFSCLHTFLQDNDYSACAWEHVRLQARAWFLHIHNLTGNTRT from the exons GGCTGTGCCTGCAAGCCCACAGCACCCACGGGGGTACGGCATCCTGCTGCTCACGCTCCTTCTGAAAGCTCTCGCCACC ACCGCCTCCGCCTGCAACCACCTTC CCCAGGATGCCACCTTCTCTCACGacagcctccagctcctccgGGACATGGCTCCCACACTaccccagctgtgcccacagcacaaCGCGTCTTGCTCCTTCAACGACACCATCCTGGACACCAGCAACACCCGGCAAGCCGACAAAACCACCCACGACATCCTTCAGCACCTCTTCAAAAtcctcagcagccccagcactccaGCCCACTGGAACGACAGCCAACGCCAAAGCCTCCTCAACCGGATCCACCGCTACACCCAGCACCTCGAGCAATGCTTGGACAGCAGCGACACGCGCTCCCGGACGCGATGGCCTCGCAACCTTCACCTCACCATcaaaaaacacttcagctgcCTCCACACCTTCCTCCAAGACAACGATTACAGCGCCTGCGCCTGGGAA CACGTCCGCCTGCAAGCTCGTGCCTGGTTCCTgcacatccacaacctcacagGCAACACGCGCACTTAG